The uncultured Desulfatiglans sp. DNA window CCAGGAAAAGGGCCTTCCCATGCCGGTGGAGCGCACCCTGATCTGCCCGCCGCGCTGCCGCATGGGGGTGATCACCCCCGAAGAACGCCTGATGATACGGACGCGAAGCCCGCTCGGCGGCAAGTACGACACCCGCCTCAACCGCGAGTCGGCCCACGAGATCCTCGCCCGCCGGGCGGCGGCGGAACCTCCCGAGGCACGGTCACCCGGACGTCCGGAGCCCGCTGAGGACCGCAGCGGCCTCGGCGGGATTCTATGGGGAACCAAGCGCCGTCAGGGGATGCTGGAAACCATGGCGAAACAGGCCGCTCGCACCATCGGGAGCCAGATCGGCCGCCAGATCCTGCGCGGTGTGCTGGGAGGCATTTTGGGCGGATCCAGCCGCCGTTAGGGTTTCCATCCGGAAATGGCCTCTATTGCCGACCTCGGAGTCAATCCGCGCGTTTGCTTGTGCGGCGGCCTGCAGCTGAGCTCCATGCAAACGCTTGATCTCCTCGATATCGGCGAACCGGATCCCGACGCGAAGCGGCGGGACCGAGCACGCGAAGCGCCCCGTGAGAAAATCCTCGTTTCCCGATGAAAACCCGGGTTGAACGGAGAAATCTTTTCCCGGACGGATCTAGATATTCCGCTCCAGATTGATCGTCATGGATGGATTGAACCTGTTGGCACTGAAAAACTGGATCAACTTGGGATCGTTCCAGGCAACCAGCGTGTTGATCTTCTTGACTCCCACTCGTTTCAGGTGATCGACGAATTCCGCAATCAATCGGGCACCGATCCCCTGATGCTGAAAATCGGGGTCGACACCGATGGTATCCAGCGTGGCCTCCTGCTGGAAGATGCCATACTGCCCCATGTAGAGTTCCCCCATGACGAAGCCGGCGACGCTTCCATCTTCTTTTTCGGCCACCAGCGACACCGGGACATAATCCTTCGTCTCGAAAAGCTTCTCGAATTTCGCTTTGTAGTATTCGTGGCGCGATTCCTTTACGACCTTTTCATCGATCTCGAGGACGGCCTCGAAGTCATCAGCTTTCATGAGCCTGATCTTTATGGCATCGTCTTTCATAACCGCTCCCTTCTACATTGAAGTGGACTGCAGTCGCTCCTCTTGTTTCCCAACGTAAATTCGTCAACCGAACGGATCACCCTTCAGGGCCTCGAGCACTTTCCAAATTCAGTTCCTGCTCCGAAAAGGGTTCAGTACAAAATGAACCTCCTCAGAGGGAAATCCGTTGCTGGTTCGTGTGTCGGGTGCTGCGATGCGTTTCCTCGTCGATCCACCCCATCCTGAAAGCGTGGCAAAATGGAATCGACGTTTCTGCGGGAAGGATTTTTCCTGCCGGGAAGGCAGGTTATTTCAAGACGTTCTGGGCTTTTTCATAGAAGTATACCACACTATCGACGGATGGCTCCATAGTCTTGAAACAGAAAAGAGAGGTCAACCCTTTTTCGTTTGAGATTCGAACATGTGTGAACTTCGTATCCCTCTCCGCCGATCGGTCGATTCGCTGGAAAGACCCTGCAAAAAGAATCCGTTATACAGCGCCTCCGCAGTCAACCCAACCGCATGCTCAAGAAGCACCCCTGTTGATCGCCCCGGATATCCTCTGGCCTGAGGCGACAATTTCTGGTAGAAGGAAGGCATTCCACACCTTTTGGAAGGGCATCAGGAACCTTCAACACAGGGAGGACCGGCGCTGAAACGGCAATCCTTTCACTGGGCCTGGGTGATTCTGGGGACCTGTTTCCTGGATCTCTTCGTCAATTACTCCGCCCGCCTCGGCTACGGCGTCGTCCTTCCCGAAATCATCAAGGACCTGGACCTCAGCCGCACCGCAAGCGGCTCCATCTTCAATGCCTATCTCTTCGCCTACATAGCCCTCACGCCCCTCACGGGTTATCTCACCGACCGTCTGGGGGCGAGACGCATCATCACCGCCTGCGCCTTCATCCTGGCGACCGGGCTTTTCTTTATGGGACGGTCGCATTCGCTCTGGACGGTCCTGTTATCCTATGCCGTCGTGGGACTCGGGGCTACAGGGATGTGGACGCCGGTCATCACGGTGGTCCAGCGCTGGTTCGCCCCTCACCGGCGGGGACTCGCCCTGGGAATCCTTTCGACGGGATACGGTCTGGGATTTGCGACCATGGGGGCGGCCTTTCCATGGATCGTCTCCCATTTCACCTGGCGCCATGCGTGGTATTTCTTGGCTGCCGGGGCCCTTGGCATGGTCTTCCTGAACGGCGGACTCCTGCGGAGCAGCCCCGAGGCGGCCGGCGCCGTGCCTTGGGGCCTGAAGGACATCGGCATCCCTCTGACGACGGGGGGTTCGAAACGGAAGATCCCACTCCGGAAGGTCTTCAGACACCGGAACTTCTGGCTCATCGGGTGGAGCTACTTTTGCGCCTCCTACGGCCTTTACGGGATCACCACCTTCATGGTCGACTATGCGAAGGACCAGCTCGGGCTGCCCCTCGAAAAGGCGAGTCTGCTGGCGACGGTGCACGGGTCCTGCCAGGTGATCGGCGTTCTCACGATGCTGCCCCTTTCGGACTATCTGGGCCGAAGGCGTACGATCATCATCTCCAATAGCATGATCGCCGCCAGCCTGGCAGGGATTCTTTTAAGCGGCCCCTCGTGGCAATGGCTCTACCTCTTCGTAGGGGCCATGGCCGTCTTTTACGGTGTCACCTTTCCGATTTACGGGGCATCGGCCGGCGATTATTTCCCGAAGGAGTACATGGGAAGCGTCATCGGGATGTGGACCCCGTTCTACGGGCTGGGGGCCATCGTGGCCAACTGGGTGACCGGTTTTCTGCGCGATACCACCGGCCGATACAATGCGGCCTTCGTCATCTGCACCCTCGCGGCCATCCTGGCGGTGGCCCTTGTCTGGTTCGTGAGAAGGCCGGTCACGGGCGAAACCGATTGACAGAGAGGAGGAAGACATGCCGGATAGGGGACGTTATTTGTTGATCGATGTCGGCGCAGGCACCATGGATGTGCTCTATTGGGATGCCGCACTCGACATCCACTACAAGGCGGTGGTCAAATCACCCGTCCGGCGTCTGGCCGAGGAGGCATCGGCCATCGAGGGAGACATCCTCATCACCGGCTGCGAGATGGGCGGCGGAGCTCTCGGGAGCATTTTACGCGGCAAGGCCGATTCGGCCCGGGTGGTCATGACCACCGAGGCGGCTGCAACCCTCCATCACGACATGGGAAAGGTCCGCTCCTGGGGGATCGAGGTCGTGGATACAGCCCAAGCCTTGGAACGGATGAAAAACCCCGGTCTCAAACGGCTCGAACTGGCGGACGTCGACCCGGAGCGCATCCGCAGGCTCGTCGAAAGCTTCGGGGTGCCCTTCGCCTTCGATTGTGTCGGCCTCTGCGCCCAGGACCATGGCGTGGCCCCTCCGGGCGTGTCGCACCTCGACTTCCGGCATCGCCTTTTCACGGAGATCCTCGACCGCAGTCCCTCCCCATCCGCGCTTCTCTACCGCGCGGAGGAAGTGCCGGCTGCCATGAACCGCTTGAAATCGCTTGCGGAATCCGCCCGGAAACTGCCGGTGGAAGAAGGGATCTACGTCATGGACAGCGGGATGGCGGCCATTCTGGGGGCCTCACGCGACCGTGCCGCCCGCGGGAAAGAAAAGATCCTGGTGCTGGACGTGGCCACCTCCCACACCGTGGGAGCCGCGCTCGAAAGGGACGAAATCGTCGGATTCTTCGAGTATCATACGCGGGACATCACGGCCTCCAATCTCGACCGTCTGTTGAAAGACCTGCCCGAAGGAAGACTCAGCCACGAGGAAATCCTGCGCGAAGGCGGACACGGAGCGTATACCCGGCGGCGCTTCCCTTGGGAAGACACACTGCCGATCATCGCGACAGGACCCAAACGCGCCCTGTTGAAGGATTCCCGGCTACCCATCGTCTACGGCGCTCCTTTCGGGGACAACATGATGACCGGCTGCGGGGGGCTGCTCGAGGCCATCCGGGGCAGACAGGGGCTCGATCCGGCGGAGATTGTTTAATCTCGCCCTGCCTTTTTTTCTCGGAGGCACGTCAGGGAAAAGACTTGTCCAAAAACGGCGTTTCAAGGTCTTTCCCGCATTGCGGACGCGTAAGATGAGCTGCAGGCAGTTTCCCTGCGAAAAGGGTCTTTTTGCCCGATAGGGGCATCATGGACATCCCCTGGCAAACCGGGCCGATCCCGATTCTTCAACCGATGATGCATCGGTCCTGGAATCCACGAAATTGGAGGTGTGCGTGAGCACAAATATGATATAATAAAAATTTATTGAATTGCACCGCTCGCAGCAGCCTCGACCCACCCTGGCCTTCTTCTGGGTGAACAGACAGAGACGCCGGGTGCGGCGATTATAAAGCAGATAGAAAGGAAGTCGTCAAATGATGCCTGCAACAGAGAAAATTTGGGTGCTCGTCCTGGCAGGACTTCTTTTTTTTTCCCTCAGCGCCTGTAACACCATCAAGGGCTTCGGAAGAGACGTCGAGCGGGCCGGAGAGACCATTCAAGACGTCGCAAAATAGGCAGGACAACCGAGCCATTCTGCCAAGTCGATCGGCTGTGGAACCCAAGGACGGCGTCATGAGCAAGCCCACACCCCGGGAAATCGAACGTGTCAGGCACCTGCGTGACGAAATCCGGCGGCATAACCACCTGTATTACGTCCTCGACAATCCCGAGATATCGGATGCCGAATATGACCGGCTCTTCGACGAACTGAAGGCCCTCGAAGAGAAATACCCCGAACTGGTCACGCCCGACTCGCCCACCCAGAGAGTCGGAGCGGAACCGCTTGAAAAATTCAGGACGGTTCGTCACACCATCCCCATGCTGAGCCTCAACAAGTGCACCACCGAGGCCGAATTTCGGGATTTTCACCGGCGGGTCAGGGATCTCCTGAAGGTGCCCGAAACGGATATCCATTACACCGTCGAGCCCAAATTCGATGGCCTGGCGGTCGAGGTCCGATACGAAAAAGGGGCATATTCCCTCGGGGCGACCCGAGGAGACGGGACGGTCGGTGAGGATGTGACACAGAATCTCAAGACCGTCAAATCCATCCCGCTGAAGCTCATGGAAAACCCGGTGCCCAATATGATCGAGGTGCGGGGTGAAATCATCATGAGCAAGGAGGATTTCGCAGCGCTCAACCGGGACCGCGCGGACCGCGGAGAACCCCTTTTCGCCAACCCGCGCAACGCCGCAGCAGGGTCCGTGCGGCAGTTGGACCCGCGCATCACCGCCTCACGCCCTCTGGGCATGTTCGCCTACGGCATCGGCCGGATGGATTCCCGCCAACCGGCGACCCAGTGGGAAACACTTGAAGCCCTGAAAAAACTGGGGTTCAGAGTCAGCCCACACATCCGCCTCTGCAGAAGCGCCGACGAGGTGCACGCCTTCTATCAAGAGATCCTGGAGGTCCGTGACAGCCTTCCCTATGAAATCGACGGCATCGTCATCAAGGTGGACGCCTTCGACTTTCAGCGTAGCCTCGGAGAACTCAGCCGAAGCCCTCGATGGGCTGTCGCGTGGAAGTTTCCGCCCCAGCAGGAACACACCGTTGTCAAGGATATCCTCGTCAGCGTGGGGCGCACGGGCGCCTTGACCCCCGTCGCGCTGCTCGAGCCGGTCCGGGTGGCAGGCGTGGAGGTGAGCCGCGCCACCCTCCACAACGAAGACGAGGTCCACAAGAAGGACGTGCGGGTGGGGGACACCGTCGTTATCCAGAGGGCGGGGGACGTCATCCCCGAGGTGGTCAAGGTCATCCGCTCCAAACGCCGGGGCGACCCGCCGCCCTTTACCATGCCGGAGACCTGCCCGGTATGCGGCTCCAAGGTCGAGCGGCTGCCGGGTGAGGCGATCCACCGCTGCACGGGCATTGCCTGCCCAGCGCAGATCAAAGAGCATCTAGCCCATTTCGTCTCCAAAGGGGCCATGGATATGGAAGGACTCGGCTACAAGTTCCTCGAGCAGATGGTGGACAGAGGGATCATCCAGGATCCGGCCGACCTCTATTTTCTCACCAGGGAAGACCTCATGAAGATGGACCGCATGGGGGACAAGCTGGCTGAGAACCTCCTGGCGGCCATTGAAAACAGCCGGAATCCTACACTCACGAGCCTCATTTACGCCCTTGGGATCAGAAACGTCGGGAGGCATTTGGCCGGTGTGCTCGCACACCATTTCCATTCCATCGAAAACCTCGCCCGCCAAAACCAGGAAGACCTCGAAGAGGTGCACGAGATCGGACCCACCATCGCCCTCAGCGTGACCCATTTCTTCCACAACCCCAAGAACATCGCCTTCCTCGAAAAGCTGAGGAAAGGCGGGGTGACCTTTCCCGTCGAGAAGACGGAGTCACGGAATGCATCCCTTGCCGGGAAGACCTTCGTGCTGACCGGGGCGCTCGAAGGATATACACGGGAAGAGGCGCGGCGCCTGATCGAAAACCTCGGCGGCAGGGTCGCCGGTTCGGTCAGCCGCAAAACGGATTACGTAGTGGCCGGCCGGGATCCGGGGTCGAAGCTTGACCAGGCCCAGCGCCTGGGGATCACGATCCTTGACGAGGCGGCGTTTCGTGAGATCACGGGCGGGTGAACATCCGGGGTAACTGAGACCCTGGCGGCGGCCGTTATCAGGGCTGGGAAGGGCTCGGCCTTTCAGGACCGGCTGCGAGGCTCGATCTTGGCGGTCAGATAAAAGACGATGCCTAGGACCAGCAGGCCGCCGATCAGCAGGGCGAAGGTGACGGCATCCTTTTCATCGATGGCCGCCACGAACAGCTTGCGGATAAAGGCGACTAACGCCAGTTCGACAAAGACCTGGACACGGAAGCCGCCCCCTCGGAGATGCTCCACCTGGGTGTGAAGGAGTTCGATCATCATCCACAGGATCAGCAGGGAGCCGAGGGCGCGGATAATGCCGGTCTCGAGGGTCTCCCGCAGCGCATAAAGGATGTCCGAGACCAGGAGCCCCGCCACTCCTGCAGACATGAGCACCAGCCCTACCATGAGCACCAGATTCAGGCCGTGAAGCAGGCGCTCGGCCCAGCGCACCAGCCAGAGTTCCGCCCGGTGCGAAATGAACACCTTCTTGAGTTCGGCCTCCCGGTAGGAGCTCGTCATGACGTCCAGACTGATGTCGAGGACCTTGTTCATGGTCTCCACCAGGTCCTGGCGGCGGGAGGTGTCCTGCACCTCTGCGACGAGGTGGCTGATGCAGAAGGTTCGGATGAAATTCATGGCCGCGTTGACATAATGCCCATTCAGTCCGATCTTCACGTGGATCTTGCCGATCCGCTGCAGGCGAAGCAGATACCGGTGATCGTATTCCGCGGTCAGGAGGTCTCGAAACCAGCTCTTGATGGTGCGTTTGCGCTTGGCGACGGCGGCCTCGGTGGTGAAGTAGGAAGCGGTCCGCGGGCTTTCCAGAAGGTAGCTGTAAAAATCCTCGGCCAACTGATCTTCATACGGCAGCAGGCTGTTCGCAAGCTCCGCGAGATTTTTCTCGTCGAGCGTCGAAAACCGGTAGTGCTTGCGAATATCCTGCATGTTTTCCATCGAGTGGCCTCCAATCCAGGAGCGGCTTGTCGGGAACGAAGCACCAATCCACCTTGTGGATTCTACTTGCCTTTTTGCCGATGTCAACCAAAAGACCGTTCGGGACCGTCGAACGGCCTTCTGCAGCAAGAGTGACAGGGGCCTGGAATGCGCCGGAAGGGATCCGCTCGAAACATCGTACACCGCGTCATCGCATCCGGACGGCTCTTGTGGAGCCTCTCCTGATCAGGGATCTTTCAGGAGGCGAGCCGTTTTTTCAGCATGATCCGATCTCCCGGGCCGGCCGTCCTCATGGAACCGGCCGTCTTTCAGCAGCATGCATTGTCCGGAACGACGAAAGTCCTCCACCATGAAGGATCGTTCTTTCAAAAGACACACCATCAGGAGGGTGCTGGCCGGCATCACTGCACTGGCATGGCTGGCGGTGTTCTCATCAGGCTGCTCCGAGGACGAGCGGCTGAAGCGGGAGATCCGTGAAGATGCCAGGGCTGGACGCTTCGATGAGGCCGTCGCGAAGGCGCGCGAGCACTTTGCGGCGGACAAGCTCACGCTCATGGTCCTGCTCGAAACCATCGACATCGAGCGCAATCGCGCCGAGAAAACAACCTACCGGCACCACCTCACCCTCGAAGCAGTGGCGTGGGAAAAGACGGACTCCGGGGTTTCCCTTTCGGGCGGGATACGCAATTCCGGGGACCGGACCCTGACCGGTTACGGCATCCAGGCGACCCTGCTGCGGGACATCGAGCGGAAGGAGACCTTTTTCTTCGCTCGAATCGCACAGGTGCCCCCCGGGGGTCTCGGCATCTTCCGCTACGATAGAAAAACCCGGGCGCCGTTCGATCACGTGCTGCTCGAAATTCATGATTTCGGGATCGAAGACGACTGATTCCCCTTTCTTTCCGCTTGACAGGGAACAAGTCCCTGCTTCATCTTGTCCCCTGACTCATCAGGCCGAAAAAGGATCACGCCCCGCCAAACCCGTTCCCGTCCCCTCCAGATCATTCCAGCCGCGCGGATAGCTGGAGGAACGGCAGCGCTCCAAGGAGGACTCCGAGATGAAAAAAAATCCCCTGCGCCAAGGCATCCTGACGCTGTTGTCTGCCGCGCTGTTTTTGATTGCGGCAACCCCGGTCCTGGCGGAAAAGGCTGAATACAGCATGGTGATCGCCCACCTGTATCCTGCCGACATGGAGAGCAACGAGGTGCATCCAGCCCTCGTCCGCTTTGCCGATATCGTCGAGACCCAGACCGGCGGCGCCGTGGAGGTCAAGATCTTCGGTGCCATGCAGCTGGGGACCGAGATCGAATACACCGCCAAGGCGCAACAGGGGAAAACCGTGCAGGCCGCCGTCCTCTCCTCAGGCGCCTTTTCCTCTTTCTTCCGAAAATACCAGGTGATTACAACGCCCTTCCTTTTCGACGATTACAATACCGCCTGGGCCTTTTTCGACAGCGAATGGTATGCGGGCTTCATGGACGAGATGCGGAAGGCGACCGGTCTGCGCTGGCTGGGGACCTTCGATGAAGGCGGCGGGTTCGTGGCCTTCACCAACAACAAGCGGCTCATCAAAACGCCTGAAGACATGAAGGGTTTGAGGATCCGCGTCGAGGAAAACCCAGCCCACATCGCCGTCATGGAATCACTCGGCGCCAAGGCCGTCCCGCTCGAATGGGGCCAAGTCCCCACCGCCCTTCAGACAGGGGTCGCCGACGGTCAGTTCAACGCGCCTGGGCTCAACACCGCGATGCGCTTTTGGGACACGTGCAAATACACCACCTGGACGGGCCACATCTACAATACGGGCAACTGGTTGGTCAACGACGTGTGGTTCAAGAGTCTGCCCGAAACCTATCAGCAGATCATCCTGCGCGCCGCCCGCCAGGCCATCGGCTATGCCCGCGGGGTCGCGGCACACCTTTGCTACCTCGGCTGGCAGGAAGGCACCCGGAAGTACAAGGACCATTACATCCCGAGCAGTCAGGAAAAAGAGGCCTTCAAGAAACTCATGCGTCCGGCCTTTTTCACCTGGGCGACAAAGGATTTCGGTCTCGCCCCTGAACTGCTCAACGAGGTCTGGTCCACGGTAGACGGCATCAGCAAAGGACTTGACCAGGAATATCATGACAAGTGGGGCCGTTAGCAGGCCCCATCCCCGCCGCCATGGAACTGATCGTCTCCTTCAGCGATAAACTGAACGGCATCGTGCTTCGCGTCTGCGGAGCCATGGTGGCAGTACTCCTCGTCATCAATATCTACGGGGTCTTCTTCCGTTATGCGCTGAACGACCCCCTGCCCTGGCCCCTGCCTGTTTCGCGCATCCTGCTCGTCTGGATCGCGCTCCTCGGGATCAGCGTCGCCCTCAAGGCCGGTGAGCATGTCGCCGTCGAAGGGGTCGTTCGCTCCCTGCCCGAACAATACGAAAGAACCATCCGGGTGGGCGGCTACGCGGTCACAGGGATCTGGCTCGCAGTGGTCCTCTGGCAGGGCTGGCTCGCCACCGTTGCGGCCGATCAGATGATGATGATCTCAGCGAAGTTACAGCTCTCCTTCAAATGGCGGCTGGCCGCCGTCCCGATCAGCGCCGCCGTCCAGATCGTCCACGTTCTTGCCTGTCCTGCGATCATCCAGGCCGCCATGGAAGAAAGAGCGGAGAAGCATCCATGACGACCGTCCTCATCGTCTTCGTCCTTCTCCTCATTCTGGCCGTCCCGATCGGTTACATCATGGGCATCTCGTCTCTGATCGGGCTCTTCCAGATGGGCGGCTGGGAATACCTGGAGCCTGTGGCCGTATCGCTCCATTCCGGCACATCCGGGTACATTCTCGTCTCGATCCCTTTCTTCGTCCTCACGGCGGAGATCCTGAATCAATCCGGCATGACCACCAGGCTCGTGGCCTTCGCCGACAGCCTTTTCGGGCACCTGAGAGGCGGGCTGAGCCATGTCAACATCTTCGTCAGCATCCTGTTCGCCGGTCTGACCGGCACCGCGATCACCGATACCGTAGCCGTAGGCGGCATCCTCATCCCCGCCATGAAAAAACAGGGGTACACCGCCGGCTATGCCGCAGCTGTCACCGCCGCCTCGTCGGTCATCGGACCGATCATACCCCCGAGCGTCGTGATGGTGATCTACGCGAGCATCCTGAGGCTTTCGGTCCCGGCCCTCTTCGCTGCGGCCCTCATCCCCGGCCTCCTGTGCGGCCTGGGCCTGCTGGTCCAAAGCTGGGTCCTGAGCACGCGGCGGAACTACCCGAAATCGAGCCGCGCCACTCTCGGGACGGTAGCCCGTGCAGCCATCCAAGCCACACCGCCCATGGGCGTGGGGATTTTCATCCTCGGCTGCATCCTCTTCGGCATCACGGATGTCTCGGAGGCCGCCGCCGGCGGCGCTCTCTATGCGCTCCTTCTCGGCTGGATAGGGTACCGGAGCCTCGGTCTGCGGGAGATCTGGCAATCGATGCTGAACACCGTCGTACTCTCGGGGGTGATCTTCCTGCTCATCGGGGCCGCCGCGGCCCTGGGCTGGTTCATCACGCTGTCGGGTGTCGTGGAAGAGACCGGGAAATGGGTGGCTTCATTGGACGCCAGCCCCTATATCATCCTGACGCTCGTGGACGCGGTCGTTCTGATCGCCGGCATGTTCATCGACGTCATCCCCGCCGCTCTGGTGCTGGGTCCGGTGCTTTCACCCGCCATGACCCAGCTCGGCGTCGATCCGATCCATTTTGCAATGGTCATGATGGTCGGGTTGAATATCGGCAACACCACGCCTCCCATGGGAATGAGCCTGATGACCGCCTCGCGCATCGCCCGCATCCCCTATGAATCCTGTATGAAGGACGCCGGCTGGTTCATCTGCGCGGAGATAGGCATCCTGCTGCTCGTGACCTATCTCCCGGTTTTTTCCCTGTGGTTGCCACAGCTACTGGGCTACACGAACTAGATCAATAAGAGATGTGTTTCTCGATGAAATCCTTGTGCTCCTTTTTCCACTCCTCTCCGAACTTTCTCTCGTAATAGGAACCCAGTCTCTCGAGCCAGCGCCACCAAGGGCTCCGGCCCCTTTCCCGGGCCTCAAGGACGTCCTCCAAAAACAATTGGATGTCGTTCAGTTTTTCCTTGGGGACGTAGGAAGCCGCCCCCTCATGCAAAGACTTCAGGGTGTTTTCAGGAGACAAGGCGTGCGCCGTGAGCATCACCGCCGGCACCCCTCTGCTTCGGGCGATCTGAAGCAGATTGAAGCCATCCACGCCCATGATGTCCAGGACCGCGAGGTCGTAATGCCTGGTATTGAGCAGCTCCGACGCTTCATCGAAAGTGGAGGCCGCCGTGATGGAACACATGGGAAGCAGTTCCTCGAGGCTTTCGAGCACATCCGGTTCATCATCTACGATAAGGACCTTCTTCCCTTCCAGCCGAGACAGCGTGGCGCCTTTCTCAGATCCCTTTTTAGCCATAGGTTCATCTCCCTAAAAGGATACGCTCTTGCAGACGAAAAACGGCGGCCCGAAAAGTCCTCGCACGCACCCTACTCGATCAATTCCGGCAGAAACGTCGCAATGGAGGGAAACGCAATGATCGCAGCAGTCCCTACGATAAGAGCCAACAGGAAAGGAACCGAGCCCCTGAAAATCGTCATCAGGGGGACGTCCCCGGCGATACCCCTCACGATGTACACGCATATTCCCACTGGTGGGGTGATGGTGCCCATATGTGTGACGAGGACGATGACAATCCCGAACCAGATGGGATCATATCCCAGATTCACCACAATCGGGTAAAAGATGGGAATCGTCAACATGATGAGCGCCATCGAGTCGATGAAGAAGCCCCCGATCAGAAAGATGAGGCATATCAAAGCCATGATCGCCCATGGAGGCCAGTGGATCATCCCGACGGAGGTGGCCAGATCCATCGGGATGCGGGTCAGGGCCAGGAAGTGTCCGAAGACGGTGGCCCCGGCGATCAGCATGATGACCATGCAGGAGATCTTCAAGGTCCCGTAAACGGCGTTCAGGAAATTCTCCCATGAAAGCTTTCTCTGCGCCACCACGATGATGAGGATCAGCATCGCCCCCACGGCCCCGGATTTCGTAGGGGTGAACAGGCCCATCACGAGGCCTCCCATCACGAATGCGAAGACGGCGATCGTTTCCCACAGGTGCCGAAGGGAATAGAGCATTTCCTTCAGGCTGAATTTCTCCCCTTTGGGCCCCTGCTCCGGCTTCCACAGGCAGTAGATCCAGATGGCGACCATGAAGAGAAATGTGATGAATAGGCCGGGTACGATACCGGCGATGAACAGGCTCCCGATAGACTGTTCGGTCAGGATACCGTAGATGATAAGGACCACGCTCGGGGGGATCAGGGAGCCCAGCCCCCCGCCCGAGGCCACGGAGCCGGTCGCGAGTTGCCCTCCGTAGTCGTACCGTTTCATCTCGGGCAGTCCGATGGTCCCCATGGTAGCCGACGTGGCGGTGGCCGATCCGCAGACGGCCCCGAAGGCTGCGCAGGCCATGACCGTGGCCATAGCCAGCCCTCCCCGGACGCGCCCGATGAATTTATAGGCCACGTCGTACAAGTGGCGGCTGACCCCGGCATAATAAGCGATATAGCCCATAAAGACGAAAAGAGGGATCAGGGTCAGACCGTAAGAGGAGAATACGCTGAAAACGTCCACGGCCAGGAGCTTCATGCCCGCCCTCAGGTTCGTCAGATAGCTGTACCCGAGGAAGCCCACGATGGCCATGACGTAGGCGACCGCCATTCTCGTAAAGAAAAGCACCAGCAGGAGCACGATGCCGATGATGCCCACAAGCGTAAAATCACTCATCCCGCTCGCCTCCCCTCACAAACACCAGGAACTCAATGAACATGATCAACGCCAGGTTGAGGCAGGCGAAGGACACCCCGTAAATGAGATAAAATGTGGGGAAT harbors:
- a CDS encoding TRAP-type C4-dicarboxylate transport system, large permease component — its product is MSDFTLVGIIGIVLLLVLFFTRMAVAYVMAIVGFLGYSYLTNLRAGMKLLAVDVFSVFSSYGLTLIPLFVFMGYIAYYAGVSRHLYDVAYKFIGRVRGGLAMATVMACAAFGAVCGSATATSATMGTIGLPEMKRYDYGGQLATGSVASGGGLGSLIPPSVVLIIYGILTEQSIGSLFIAGIVPGLFITFLFMVAIWIYCLWKPEQGPKGEKFSLKEMLYSLRHLWETIAVFAFVMGGLVMGLFTPTKSGAVGAMLILIIVVAQRKLSWENFLNAVYGTLKISCMVIMLIAGATVFGHFLALTRIPMDLATSVGMIHWPPWAIMALICLIFLIGGFFIDSMALIMLTIPIFYPIVVNLGYDPIWFGIVIVLVTHMGTITPPVGICVYIVRGIAGDVPLMTIFRGSVPFLLALIVGTAAIIAFPSIATFLPELIE